In the genome of Cydia strobilella chromosome Z, ilCydStro3.1, whole genome shotgun sequence, one region contains:
- the LOC134755090 gene encoding zinc finger protein 497-like yields the protein MEDSYIIANFHTLCRLCLSKSSLMVSIFGAAPDDETNSALTSKIAEFSELQMDPNDGLPGRICYKCLFKVDKCTKFRLQCIQNETRLRQITNRVNEQDNSNSSEMSNFYTTPQDINKQDYIVEDSVVMVVDPSLDYDSSEESDNADQPDADATERNNTPDGDHMPESFFKNVAMCQYCDQAFISQDKCKEHEVTCHDPNLPFKCIQCGLVFPERNQYVQHIKQVHGTDKPYHCPECDKSFGRRSDLRKHSIVHTGIRPFQCQYCLKSFSRNTNLSKHLRIHAGTKPHVCPLCPRSFVCRNDLQRHVLVHSGMKPYACRKCPLTFGRRDKLIKHEVRHGPLSPNQVHEIDNEQETHDMVVSVNPFSNLLTSPTHQGADYDLPRVPDHISGVSSFINQIHKTPSTSGKLTTSPLKPKPVSNKNRPKNIKCHQCPKKLSSLDAYKTHVSIAHIGNRGFQCKICFKKFSRKRELDRHVTLHSGMKPFSCGQCDKKFNRKDKLNKHEETHECLVVNMPCIECGLTFEKKADLVAHIKSHFTDNFDDKPEIKKEDEPEFPIDDNYYDLET from the exons ATGGAAGATTCCTATATAATAGCTAATTTCCACACTCTGTGTCGCTTGTGTTTGAGCAAGAGCTCTCTGATGGTGTCGATTTTCGGAGCCGCGCCTGACGATGAAACCAATTCGGCGCTAACCTCGAAAATCGCTGAATTTTCCGAACTTCAG ATGGACCCTAATGATGGCCTACCTGGAAGAATCTGCTACAAATGCTTGTTTAAAGTAGATAAATGTACAAAATTTCGCCTTCAATGTATCCAGAATGAGACAAGACTGAGACAGATCACAAATAGAGTCAATGAACAAGACAATTCTAATTCCTCAGAGATGTCCAATTTTTACACCACCCCTCAAGATATAAACAAACAAGATTACATTGTAGAAGACAGTGTTGTTATGGTGGTAGACCCAAGCCTAGACTATGATTCCTCGGAGGAGTCTGACAATGCAGATCAACCTGATGCAGATGCTACAGAACGAAACAACACCCCTGATGGAGACCATATGCCAGAGTCATTCTTCAAAAATGTTGCCATGTGTCAGTATTGTGATCAAGCTTTCATTTCTCAAGATAAGTGTAAAGAACATGAGGTTACTTGCCATGATCCTAACCTGCCGTTTAAATGTATACAATGTGGCTTAGTGTTCCCTGAGCGAAACCAATATGTCCAGCATATCAAGCAAGTACATGGCACTGACAAACCTTATCACTGCCCGGAGTGTGACAAGTCCTTTGGCCGCAGATCAGATTTAAGGAAGCATTCAATAGTTCATACTGGCATCAGGCCATTTCAGTGCCAGTACTGTCTGAAAAGCTTCTCTCGTAACACAAATCTAAGCAAACATCTCAGGATACATGCGGGCACCAAGCCACATGTATGCCCTTTATGTCCAAGAAGCTTTGTGTGCCGCAATGACTTACAGCGCCATGTCCTAGTCCATTCTGGTATGAAACCATATGCGTGCCGAAAGTGCCCTTTGACATTTGGTAGAAGAGATAAACTAATTAAACATGAAGTCAGACATGGTCCTCTGAGTCCCAACCAAGTGCATGAAATAGATAATGAGCAGGAGACACATGATATGGTAGTCAGCGTCAACCCTTTCAGCAACTTACTGACTTCTCCCACCCACCAAGGTGCTGATTATGATCTCCCTCGAGTACCAGACCACATTTCCGGTGTTAGTAGTTTTATTAATCAAATACATAAAACCCCTTCCACTTCAGGAAAGCTAACAACATCTCCACTAAAACCAAAACCAGTATCAAATAAAAACAggcctaaaaatataaaatgtcacCAATGTCCAAAAAAGCTATCTTCATTAGATGCATATAAGACTCATGTTTCAATTGCACACATTGGAAACAGAGGATTCCAATGCAAAATATGCTTCAAGAAATTTTCTCGTAAGAGAGAGCTGGACCGACATGTGACCCTTCACTCTGGAATGAAGCCTTTCTCATGCGGTCAATGTGATAAAAAATTCAATAGGAAAGACAAACTGAATAAACATGAGGAAACTCATGAATGCCTGGTTGTGAACATGCCTTGTATTGAATGTGGGCTCACTTTTGAAAAGAAAGCTGACTTAGTAGCCCACATTAAATCTCACTTCACTGACAATTTTGATGACAAGCCTGAGATTAAGAAGGAGGATGAGCCCGAGTTCCCAATAGATGACAACTATTATGACTTGGAGACCTGA
- the LOC134754017 gene encoding protein obstructor-E-like, translating into MKILVCFLSACAFAQAQFGSFNSGRSSNAFGNSPFQAQSSAFGNFGNTRTQTQPSSFSSFGGQSQSAFGRQSGFQQTTASPRSSQFQQQPARTSAGSCRELNERYPVSGSCDRYIECINGTAEEKTCPDGLLFNANVLFTTYPCQYPNEVQCLERSALQPAQPTEDCPHQFGYFKLGDARNCSGFRNCVNGVGYDFMCPEGLAFSSESYRCEWPDEVADCDAEAFLGFRCPEVAISKELGPPAGYRYYRSDTNCQKYFICIEGRPRALSCGGESGFDELTSTCVSADEVAACPQDLRAAAARAREDENQRLAKEISFNARPLQQKRRF; encoded by the exons ATGAAGATTCTAGTGTGTTTTTTAAGCGCTTGCGCATTTG CGCAAGCTCAATTCGGCAGTTTTAACAGTGGACGGAGTTCAAATGCTTTCGGAAATTCGCCCTTCCAGGCACAGTCAAGCGCTTTTGGAAACTTCGGAAACACACGCACCCAAACTCAGCCCAGCTCGTTTAGCAGTTTTGGAGGTCAAAGCCAGTCGGCCTTTGGTCGCCAATCTGGGTTTCAACAAACCACCGCAAGCCCTCGGAGCAGTCAATTCCAGCAGCAGCCAGCCAGAACTAGTGCTGGCTCCTGCAGGGAGTTGAATGAACGCTATCCTGTGTCTGGGAGCTGTGATCGATACATTGAGTGCATA AACGGAACGGCCGAAGAAAAGACCTGCCCAGACGGTTTGCTGTTCAATGCTAACGTGCTCTTCACAACTTATCCTTGTCAATACCCCAATGAGGTTCAATGCCTAGAACGTTCAGCTTTGC AGCCTGCTCAACCGACGGAGGACTGTCCCCATCAGTTTGGATACTTCAAGTTGGGTGATGCGAGGAACTGCAGTGGTTTCAGGAACTGTGTGAATGGTGTAGGCTATGACTTCATGTGCCCCGAGGGACTGGCCTTCAGCTCGGAGAGCTACCGCTGCGAATGGCCTGATGAAGTCGCCGATTGTGACGCCGAAG CTTTCCTTGGCTTCCGCTGCCCTGAAGTGGCAATATCTAAAGAACTTGGCCCACCTGCTGGCTACAGATACTACAG GTCCGACACGAACTGTCAGAAATATTTCATTTGCATCGAAGGCCGTCCTCGCGCGCTGAGCTGCGGCGGCGAATCCGGCTTCGACGAGCTCACCTCCACCTGTGTCTCGGCCGACGAGGTGGCAGCTTGTCCCCAGGAcctccgcgccgccgccgcgagagCCAGGGAAGACGAGAACCAACGACTCGCCAAAGAAATATCTTTCAATGCACGCCCGCTACAACAAAAAAGACGATTCTAA